Proteins encoded within one genomic window of Triticum aestivum cultivar Chinese Spring chromosome 2D, IWGSC CS RefSeq v2.1, whole genome shotgun sequence:
- the LOC123049368 gene encoding alpha carbonic anhydrase 1, chloroplastic isoform X2, producing the protein MGSTRGGDASAIALLLLCACFLTSLACDGNGAKFGYTGPLGPDHWGGLDPNFTQCAMGTYQSPVDIRTSDVVYNPMLGPLHREYTAANATLVDNIFNIALRCEDAAGTVQIDGVKYKLDNIHWHSPSEHTINGERFAVEQHMVHFSDDGNISVVSILYRLGRPDPFLMQLRDKLSELYVEACRAEKGAPIPAGVVNMWPLRRYANMYYRYVGSLTTPPCTENVIWNIHGRVREIAMGQAAALIAPLEEGYRRNNRPTQPLNGRTVQFYRRFWKKKGNGKP; encoded by the exons ATGGGGAGTACTCGCGGCGGAGATGCATCAGCCATTGCTCTGCTGCTGCTGTGCGCTTGCTTTCTCACCTCCCTTGCATGTGACGGCA ATGGTGCCAAGTTTGGGTACACCGGTCCTCTTGGCCCCGATCACTGGGGGGGATTGGACCCCAACTTCACGCAGTGCGCCATGGGGACGTACCAGTCTCCGGTTGATATCAGGACCAGCGACGTGGTTTACAACCCGATGTTGGGGCCTCTTCACAGGGAATACACCGCTGCAAATGCTACCCTCGTAGACAACATCTTCAACATCGCG CTGCGATGCGAGGATGCTGCTGGGACGGTCCAGATCGACGGGGTGAAGTACAAGCTGGACAATATCCATTGGCACTCTCCTTCGGAGCACACCATCAACGGCGAAAG GTTTGCCGTGGAGCAGCACATGGTTCACTTCAGTGACGACGGCAACATATCCGTTGTGTCGATCCTGTACCGGCTCGGCAGGCCAGACCCCTTCCTCATGCAG CTGCGGGACAAGCTATCGGAGCTCTACGTGGAGGCCTGCAGGGCCGAGAAAGGTGCTCCGATCCCCGCCGGAGTCGTGAACATGTGGCCGCTCCGGCGTTACGCCAACATGTACTACCGGTACGTCGGGTCGCTGACCACGCCGCCGTGCACCGAGAACGTCATCTGGAACATCCACGGGAGG GTGAGGGAGATAGCGATGGGGCAGGCTGCCGCCCTGATCGCGCCCCTGGAGGAAGGCTACCGGCGCAACAACAGGCCGACGCAGCCGCTCAACGGCCGCACCGTGCAGTTCTACCGCAGGTtctggaagaagaaggggaacggGAAGCCGTAA
- the LOC123049368 gene encoding alpha carbonic anhydrase 1, chloroplastic isoform X1 has protein sequence MGSTRGGDASAIALLLLCACFLTSLACDGTDGAKFGYTGPLGPDHWGGLDPNFTQCAMGTYQSPVDIRTSDVVYNPMLGPLHREYTAANATLVDNIFNIALRCEDAAGTVQIDGVKYKLDNIHWHSPSEHTINGERFAVEQHMVHFSDDGNISVVSILYRLGRPDPFLMQLRDKLSELYVEACRAEKGAPIPAGVVNMWPLRRYANMYYRYVGSLTTPPCTENVIWNIHGRVREIAMGQAAALIAPLEEGYRRNNRPTQPLNGRTVQFYRRFWKKKGNGKP, from the exons ATGGGGAGTACTCGCGGCGGAGATGCATCAGCCATTGCTCTGCTGCTGCTGTGCGCTTGCTTTCTCACCTCCCTTGCATGTGACGGCA CAGATGGTGCCAAGTTTGGGTACACCGGTCCTCTTGGCCCCGATCACTGGGGGGGATTGGACCCCAACTTCACGCAGTGCGCCATGGGGACGTACCAGTCTCCGGTTGATATCAGGACCAGCGACGTGGTTTACAACCCGATGTTGGGGCCTCTTCACAGGGAATACACCGCTGCAAATGCTACCCTCGTAGACAACATCTTCAACATCGCG CTGCGATGCGAGGATGCTGCTGGGACGGTCCAGATCGACGGGGTGAAGTACAAGCTGGACAATATCCATTGGCACTCTCCTTCGGAGCACACCATCAACGGCGAAAG GTTTGCCGTGGAGCAGCACATGGTTCACTTCAGTGACGACGGCAACATATCCGTTGTGTCGATCCTGTACCGGCTCGGCAGGCCAGACCCCTTCCTCATGCAG CTGCGGGACAAGCTATCGGAGCTCTACGTGGAGGCCTGCAGGGCCGAGAAAGGTGCTCCGATCCCCGCCGGAGTCGTGAACATGTGGCCGCTCCGGCGTTACGCCAACATGTACTACCGGTACGTCGGGTCGCTGACCACGCCGCCGTGCACCGAGAACGTCATCTGGAACATCCACGGGAGG GTGAGGGAGATAGCGATGGGGCAGGCTGCCGCCCTGATCGCGCCCCTGGAGGAAGGCTACCGGCGCAACAACAGGCCGACGCAGCCGCTCAACGGCCGCACCGTGCAGTTCTACCGCAGGTtctggaagaagaaggggaacggGAAGCCGTAA